One Streptomyces sp. B21-105 genomic region harbors:
- a CDS encoding transposase, whose translation MLQATRITLGLLAHRIGQLSEQIREVDVRLTRLVERHAPQLLDVVGIGPDTAVTLLITVGDNPERLDSEASFAALCGVSPVERSSGRRRFRRLNRGGDRQASAALHRIVFTRLRVDPRTQD comes from the coding sequence GTGCTGCAGGCCACTCGGATCACGCTGGGTCTGCTGGCTCACCGGATCGGCCAGCTCTCCGAGCAGATTCGGGAGGTGGACGTTCGTCTGACCCGGCTTGTGGAACGGCATGCCCCACAGCTGCTCGACGTGGTGGGGATCGGCCCGGACACGGCGGTCACGTTGCTGATCACGGTGGGGGACAACCCGGAACGGCTGGACAGCGAGGCGTCGTTCGCCGCGCTGTGCGGTGTCAGCCCTGTCGAGCGTTCCTCGGGACGCAGGCGATTCCGTCGCCTCAACCGCGGCGGCGACCGGCAGGCCAGCGCCGCGCTTCACCGCATCGTGTTCACCCGCCTGCGGGTCGACCCGCGCACTCAGGACTAA
- a CDS encoding zinc ribbon domain-containing protein produces the protein MKAKLPLHVRTYECDACGLVLDRDDNAALNLAALAAACVTGTGVAGDQDTAPAVSKPRGADHKTRATRPRRKASAGRAGGATLPHQRQTEARDRTQAEALTLW, from the coding sequence GTGAAAGCCAAGCTGCCGCTGCACGTCCGGACGTACGAATGCGACGCCTGCGGCCTGGTTCTCGACCGGGACGACAACGCCGCACTCAACCTCGCCGCTCTCGCGGCAGCCTGCGTGACTGGTACCGGAGTGGCCGGAGACCAGGACACCGCCCCGGCGGTGTCGAAGCCTCGTGGAGCCGACCACAAGACCCGCGCCACCCGCCCCCGCCGCAAGGCGAGCGCGGGGCGGGCAGGTGGCGCAACCCTGCCGCACCAGCGGCAGACGGAAGCGAGAGACCGTACTCAAGCCGAAGCCCTCACGCTCTGGTGA
- the tnpB gene encoding IS607 family element RNA-guided endonuclease TnpB, with the protein MKKFQPQPGFVVQAFRFALDPNAAQEAASRSHCGAARAAYNWAVGWVTASWWQRKAEETYGVPEEDLTEWRPWSLPALRKAFNTAKYTDPRFASWWQENSKEAYSTGLANASAAFDNYAKSKNGKRRGKRVGAPRFKSKRKARPSCRFTTGTIRVDTDGRHVTLPRLGTVRVHEPTHKLLNRVQGGTARILSATVRHERGRWFVSFQAEVKHDLERVTRPDVTVGIDLGVKTLAVTADSTGEIRTVANPGHYDQARKQLRRASRVVSRRQGPDRRTGQKPSKRWEKANAQRNKVHHRVANLREDALHKLTTSVAAEYGTVVVEDLNVAGMLRNRRLARRIADAGFGEIRRQLDYKTLQRHAPAWWSRTAGTRPRRPVPGAAR; encoded by the coding sequence GTGAAGAAGTTCCAGCCGCAGCCCGGGTTCGTGGTCCAGGCGTTCCGCTTCGCCCTGGACCCGAACGCCGCCCAGGAGGCCGCGTCGCGCTCGCACTGCGGTGCCGCGCGGGCCGCCTACAACTGGGCTGTCGGCTGGGTGACCGCCTCGTGGTGGCAGCGGAAGGCCGAGGAGACCTACGGCGTCCCCGAGGAGGACCTGACCGAGTGGCGGCCGTGGTCGCTGCCCGCCCTGCGGAAGGCGTTCAACACCGCCAAGTACACCGACCCGCGTTTCGCGTCCTGGTGGCAGGAGAACTCCAAGGAGGCGTACAGCACCGGCCTGGCCAACGCGTCGGCCGCGTTCGACAACTACGCGAAGTCGAAGAACGGCAAGCGTCGCGGCAAGCGGGTGGGCGCGCCCCGGTTCAAGTCGAAGCGGAAGGCTCGTCCGTCCTGCCGGTTCACCACCGGCACGATCCGTGTCGACACCGACGGCCGGCACGTGACGCTGCCCCGGCTGGGCACGGTCCGCGTCCACGAGCCGACGCACAAGCTCCTCAACCGTGTCCAGGGCGGGACGGCCCGGATCCTGTCCGCGACGGTCCGGCATGAACGCGGACGCTGGTTCGTGTCCTTCCAGGCAGAGGTGAAGCACGACCTCGAGCGCGTCACGCGCCCGGACGTGACGGTCGGCATCGATCTCGGGGTGAAGACCCTCGCGGTGACGGCCGACAGCACGGGCGAGATCCGCACCGTCGCGAACCCCGGACACTACGACCAGGCGCGCAAACAGTTGCGCCGCGCGTCCCGTGTCGTCTCCCGCCGCCAGGGCCCCGACCGCAGGACCGGCCAGAAGCCCTCGAAGCGGTGGGAGAAGGCCAACGCCCAGCGGAACAAGGTCCACCACCGCGTCGCGAACCTCCGCGAAGACGCCCTGCACAAGCTCACCACGAGTGTCGCGGCCGAGTACGGCACTGTCGTCGTCGAGGACCTCAACGTCGCCGGGATGCTCCGCAACCGGCGCCTGGCCCGCCGTATCGCCGACGCCGGGTTCGGGGAGATTCGCCGCCAGCTCGACTACAAGACCCTCCAGCGCCACGCCCCCGCATGGTGGTCGCGGACCGCTGGTACCCGTCCTCGAAGACCTGTTCCGGGTGCGGCGCGGTGA
- a CDS encoding IS607 family transposase: MKLSEWAARNGVHYQTAWAWAKEGRMPVPVRQTPSGTWLVDEPASEASGRVVAYCRVSSADQKPDLDRQVARVVQGATGLGLPVAQVVTEVGSGLNGRRRKLHRLLSDPQAAVIVVEHRDRLARFGVEHLEAVLSASGRRLVVLDPAETADDLVRDITEVLTSMCARLYGRRAAKNRAARAVAVATGEAAE, translated from the coding sequence GTGAAGCTTTCCGAGTGGGCGGCACGCAACGGCGTGCACTACCAGACCGCGTGGGCGTGGGCGAAAGAGGGCCGTATGCCGGTCCCTGTGCGCCAGACGCCATCCGGGACGTGGCTGGTCGACGAGCCCGCCTCGGAGGCATCCGGCCGGGTCGTGGCGTACTGCCGGGTCTCATCGGCGGACCAGAAGCCGGACCTTGACCGGCAGGTCGCCCGCGTGGTCCAAGGAGCTACCGGGCTCGGCCTGCCGGTTGCGCAGGTCGTGACCGAGGTCGGCTCGGGGCTGAACGGGCGGCGCCGCAAGCTGCACCGGCTGCTGTCCGACCCGCAAGCGGCGGTGATCGTGGTGGAGCACCGCGACCGGCTGGCCCGGTTCGGCGTCGAGCACCTGGAGGCCGTGCTATCGGCGTCCGGGCGGCGGCTGGTCGTCCTCGACCCCGCCGAGACCGCCGATGACCTGGTGCGGGACATCACCGAGGTACTGACGTCGATGTGTGCGCGCTTGTACGGGCGGCGGGCTGCGAAGAACCGGGCCGCCCGCGCGGTGGCCGTAGCGACCGGCGAGGCCGCCGAGTGA